A single window of Rhodococcus jostii RHA1 DNA harbors:
- a CDS encoding VOC family protein → MSTMIFVNLPVKDLGKSTAFYEALGYKKNPQFSDENASSIVVSEHIHVMLLTEKFFSTFTKKAVADATTTTESIICISADSREAVDALADKALASGGSFSNDPMDQGFMYGRSFQDPDGHLWEIMWMDAAAAQGQES, encoded by the coding sequence ATGTCGACCATGATCTTCGTGAACCTCCCCGTGAAGGACCTCGGCAAGTCGACGGCCTTCTACGAGGCGCTCGGCTATAAGAAGAACCCGCAGTTCTCGGACGAGAACGCGTCGTCGATCGTCGTCAGCGAGCACATCCACGTCATGCTGCTGACGGAGAAGTTCTTCTCCACCTTCACCAAGAAGGCCGTCGCCGACGCCACCACGACCACCGAATCCATCATCTGCATCTCCGCGGACAGTCGTGAGGCCGTCGACGCGCTGGCCGACAAGGCGCTCGCGTCGGGCGGATCCTTCTCCAACGACCCGATGGACCAGGGGTTCATGTACGGCCGCAGCTTCCAGGACCCGGACGGTCACCTCTGGGAGATCATGTGGATGGATGCCGCTGCGGCACAGGGGCAGGAATCGTGA
- the purH gene encoding bifunctional phosphoribosylaminoimidazolecarboxamide formyltransferase/IMP cyclohydrolase, which produces MSERKAVRRALVSVYDKTGLVELATGLHKAGVELVSTGSTAAKIADAGIPVTPVEALTGFPECLEGRVKTLHPRVHAGILADTRKPEHLAQLEELGIEAFQLVVVNLYPFTQTVASGATPDECVEQIDIGGPSMVRAAAKNHPSVAVVVDPARYDDVLTAVADGGFTLPERTALAAQAFQHTASYDVAVASWMTSTLVEPGDSQFPEWAGATWDRSAVLRYGENPHQAAALYVNPAAPAGLAQAEQLHGKEMSYNNYTDGDAAWRAAFDFSEPAVAIIKHANPCGIAVGADIAEAHRKAHACDPVSAYGGVIAANREITVEMAEQVAEIFTEVIIAPSYADGALGVLQRKKNIRVLLAQAPTATGIELRPVSGGALLQERDVLDAEGDDPANWTLAVGDAADEQTLKDLEFAWRACRSVKSNAILLASDGASVGVGMGQVNRVDSAHLAVQRAGDRVVGSVGASDAFFPFPDGLQVLANAGVKAVVQPGGSVRDNEVIDAAKEAGITMYLTGARHFAH; this is translated from the coding sequence GTGAGTGAACGCAAGGCAGTACGCCGAGCGCTCGTCAGCGTCTACGACAAGACCGGTCTGGTCGAACTGGCTACGGGCCTGCACAAGGCAGGCGTCGAGCTGGTGTCGACAGGGTCGACCGCAGCGAAGATCGCCGACGCCGGCATCCCGGTCACCCCCGTCGAGGCGCTGACGGGCTTCCCCGAATGCCTCGAGGGCCGGGTCAAGACGCTGCATCCGCGGGTGCACGCCGGCATCCTCGCCGACACCCGGAAGCCGGAGCACCTTGCGCAGCTCGAGGAACTCGGCATCGAGGCGTTCCAGCTGGTGGTCGTGAACCTGTATCCGTTCACGCAGACCGTCGCATCGGGTGCGACCCCCGACGAGTGCGTCGAGCAGATCGACATCGGCGGGCCGTCCATGGTGCGCGCCGCCGCGAAGAACCACCCGTCGGTCGCGGTCGTGGTGGATCCCGCCCGCTACGACGACGTGCTCACCGCGGTCGCCGACGGCGGTTTCACGCTGCCCGAGCGCACCGCGCTCGCCGCGCAGGCGTTCCAGCACACCGCGTCGTACGACGTCGCGGTCGCCAGCTGGATGACGTCCACGCTGGTTGAACCCGGTGACTCGCAGTTCCCCGAGTGGGCAGGCGCCACCTGGGACCGCTCGGCCGTCCTGCGGTACGGCGAGAACCCGCACCAGGCTGCCGCCCTCTACGTGAACCCTGCCGCCCCGGCCGGTCTGGCCCAGGCGGAGCAGTTGCACGGCAAGGAAATGTCGTACAACAACTACACCGACGGTGACGCAGCCTGGCGTGCGGCCTTCGACTTCAGTGAGCCGGCTGTCGCGATCATCAAGCACGCGAACCCGTGTGGCATCGCGGTCGGAGCCGACATCGCCGAGGCGCACCGCAAGGCGCACGCCTGCGACCCGGTCAGCGCGTACGGCGGGGTCATCGCCGCGAACCGCGAGATCACCGTCGAGATGGCCGAGCAGGTCGCCGAGATCTTCACCGAGGTGATCATCGCCCCGTCCTACGCGGACGGTGCGCTCGGAGTCTTGCAGCGCAAGAAGAACATTCGCGTCCTCCTTGCCCAGGCACCCACCGCGACGGGAATCGAACTGCGTCCCGTGTCCGGGGGAGCGCTCCTCCAGGAGCGCGACGTGCTCGACGCCGAGGGTGACGACCCCGCCAACTGGACGCTGGCCGTCGGCGACGCCGCCGACGAACAGACCCTGAAGGATCTCGAGTTCGCGTGGCGCGCGTGCCGTTCGGTGAAATCCAACGCGATCCTGCTCGCCTCCGACGGTGCGTCGGTCGGCGTCGGCATGGGCCAGGTCAACCGCGTCGACTCCGCGCACCTTGCGGTGCAGCGGGCCGGTGACCGGGTGGTCGGGTCGGTGGGCGCGTCGGACGCCTTCTTCCCGTTCCCCGACGGACTGCAGGTGCTCGCGAACGCAGGCGTCAAGGCAGTCGTGCAGCCGGGTGGTTCCGTCCGCGACAACGAGGTGATCGATGCGGCCAAGGAAGCCGGCATCACCATGTACCTGACGGGTGCGCGGCACTTCGCGCACTAG
- a CDS encoding DUF559 domain-containing protein produces MGEFQQPFRGSEALRDGQLTRHGLRTYRRLHRDVYVHRSAEVTALSRARAAWLWADGEAVLAGFSAAAVHGTRWIGGGESATLIRRGSRRSVDGIEVRADALLPDEVCRVGEMLVTTPARTAFDLGRWLPVDRAVEVLDTLCHDTGLRPAEISSVAGRHRGERGLASLRNVVLLVDPGAESPPETRTRLVLIRGGLPAQETRIPIEDRRGRVFARADLGWRRWKVLVEYDGEQHWSDERQRTWDIERTERLAELGWVVVRVNAEQLRRRP; encoded by the coding sequence ATGGGGGAATTCCAGCAACCGTTCCGGGGATCGGAAGCGCTGCGAGACGGGCAGCTCACGCGACACGGTCTACGCACCTACCGGCGCCTGCACCGGGACGTGTACGTGCACAGAAGTGCCGAGGTGACAGCACTCTCCCGCGCACGTGCCGCCTGGCTTTGGGCCGACGGTGAGGCGGTACTCGCAGGCTTCTCCGCGGCCGCCGTACACGGAACCCGGTGGATCGGCGGGGGCGAGTCGGCGACGCTCATCCGGCGAGGCAGCCGGCGATCCGTCGACGGCATCGAAGTGCGTGCGGATGCCCTCCTGCCGGACGAAGTGTGTCGCGTGGGCGAGATGCTCGTCACCACTCCGGCGCGGACAGCCTTCGACCTGGGCCGATGGCTGCCCGTCGACCGCGCCGTCGAGGTACTCGACACCCTCTGCCACGACACCGGACTGCGCCCGGCGGAAATTTCCTCGGTGGCCGGACGGCATCGGGGCGAACGTGGACTCGCGTCGCTGCGTAACGTCGTGTTGCTCGTGGATCCCGGTGCCGAGTCCCCACCGGAGACGCGCACTCGCCTCGTCCTGATCCGTGGCGGGCTGCCCGCACAGGAGACTCGGATACCGATCGAGGATCGCCGCGGCCGCGTCTTCGCCCGTGCGGACCTGGGCTGGAGGAGGTGGAAGGTGCTCGTCGAGTACGACGGCGAACAGCACTGGTCGGACGAACGTCAGCGCACGTGGGACATCGAGCGGACGGAACGGCTCGCCGAGCTCGGGTGGGTGGTGGTGCGGGTGAACGCGGAGCAGTTGCGTCGGCGGCCGTAG
- a CDS encoding serine aminopeptidase domain-containing protein — MPDTEITFDSGAVTYYGSLRTPDHANGSAPAALLLAGSGPTDRNGDSALLPGDIGTLRHLADVLEQHGIPSLRYDKIGSGETALGPYEVEEVGGLGFTTFVDAASAGLDFLAAQPGVDPSRLIVIGHSDGGLVALALATAEDESRVRAVGLLEPLSVRLLDLLTTQIHGQLDAVVGTGQLPVELADELRLALADTVESLRTSGTIPDDLPEPLQNSGLVHANAKALAEEDALDPRALAGRLPAGFPVLTSCSAKDIQVQLADVDGLNAALAHTALTPVRMTNANHVLKDVGDRPSTGPDYVEPLPYSAEFTEPFSRWIAAL; from the coding sequence ATGCCTGACACCGAGATCACGTTCGACAGTGGTGCCGTCACGTACTACGGCAGCCTCCGCACCCCCGACCACGCGAACGGGTCGGCGCCTGCCGCGCTGCTGCTCGCCGGCAGCGGTCCCACCGATCGCAACGGCGACAGCGCCCTGCTCCCCGGTGACATCGGAACGCTCCGCCACCTCGCCGACGTGCTCGAACAGCACGGCATCCCCAGCCTGCGCTACGACAAGATCGGCAGCGGCGAGACCGCCCTCGGCCCCTACGAGGTGGAAGAGGTCGGGGGTCTCGGATTCACCACCTTCGTCGACGCCGCGTCCGCGGGCCTCGACTTCCTGGCCGCCCAACCCGGGGTCGACCCGTCCAGGCTGATCGTCATCGGTCACAGCGACGGCGGGCTCGTCGCCCTCGCTCTCGCCACCGCGGAAGACGAGTCGCGCGTGCGCGCCGTCGGGCTGCTGGAACCGCTGAGTGTCCGGCTCCTCGATCTGCTCACCACGCAGATCCACGGACAGCTCGACGCCGTCGTCGGCACCGGCCAGCTGCCGGTGGAACTGGCCGACGAACTCCGGCTCGCCCTCGCGGACACCGTCGAATCCCTGCGCACGTCGGGGACGATCCCCGACGACCTTCCGGAACCCCTGCAGAACTCCGGGCTGGTGCACGCCAACGCGAAAGCGCTCGCGGAGGAGGACGCGCTCGACCCCCGCGCGCTGGCCGGCAGGCTGCCCGCCGGCTTCCCCGTCCTCACGAGCTGCTCCGCCAAGGACATTCAGGTGCAGCTGGCGGACGTCGACGGCCTGAACGCCGCCCTCGCGCACACCGCGCTGACACCGGTGCGGATGACGAACGCCAATCACGTCCTCAAGGACGTCGGCGACCGTCCGTCCACCGGACCGGATTACGTGGAACCGCTCCCCTACTCGGCGGAATTCACCGAACCGTTCAGCAGGTGGATCGCCGCGCTGTGA
- a CDS encoding DUF4126 domain-containing protein, with protein sequence METWVLPGLLGLGLAAASGLRTFLPLLMLSAAVHFEVLGVTLNESMRWLGSTGALVALSIATVVELTADLIPFVDNVLSVIGNVTGPVAGVIATWAAFADVDPSTAAIAGIVIGAPTALAFSTAQTGTRAVSTASTGGLANPVVSVIEDVVSFVTSLIALLLPLLVIPLLAFLLWFAWRGVQRVRRLRAT encoded by the coding sequence ATGGAGACCTGGGTTCTGCCCGGACTGCTCGGTCTCGGCCTCGCCGCCGCGTCGGGACTGCGCACGTTCCTGCCGTTGCTGATGCTCAGCGCCGCGGTGCACTTCGAGGTGCTCGGGGTGACCCTGAACGAGTCGATGCGGTGGCTCGGTTCGACCGGGGCGCTGGTGGCGCTGTCGATCGCGACAGTGGTGGAACTGACCGCCGATCTCATCCCGTTCGTCGACAACGTGCTGTCCGTGATCGGCAACGTCACCGGCCCCGTGGCGGGTGTCATCGCGACCTGGGCGGCCTTCGCGGACGTGGACCCGTCGACCGCCGCGATCGCCGGAATCGTCATCGGCGCGCCCACGGCTCTGGCGTTCAGCACCGCGCAGACCGGCACCCGTGCCGTGAGCACGGCCTCCACCGGCGGACTGGCCAATCCCGTGGTGTCGGTGATCGAGGACGTCGTCTCGTTCGTCACATCCCTGATCGCCCTGCTGCTTCCGCTGCTCGTCATCCCGCTACTCGCGTTCCTGCTGTGGTTCGCGTGGCGGGGGGTGCAACGGGTGCGGCGACTGCGCGCGACGTGA
- a CDS encoding N-acetylmuramoyl-L-alanine amidase: MNRFAIKAGLGACVLGASVLIPAHVSAEPAATATGTELSGTTVFLDPGHQGSSEGHDLAQQVNDGRGNTKDCQTSGMTSLGGVPEHTINWNVSQLVKSSLESLGAKVVLSRQDDTGWGGCVDERARAASESNADLAVSIHADSTAQGEDASKHGFHMIIPSLPIPDEKADAAQSGGGLEASKMMRDAYKSDGFVPANYAGVNDGLQTRADVAGPALTQIPLVFVEMGNGSNKEDSAQLESTDGQLKHAITITTGIVTYLLTGSEAAPAEELAAAPAATTTTPEASEDSASSTTTTTPKATTPKAAPKSTAPDSAQFSELMEMLAPLLEVEGLDGLQDLVNDKNLGLVSDLASTLMAVITGAGGN, translated from the coding sequence ATGAACCGATTTGCGATCAAGGCCGGCCTCGGCGCCTGCGTCCTGGGTGCGTCCGTGCTCATCCCTGCTCACGTTTCGGCGGAACCCGCGGCGACGGCGACCGGCACCGAACTGTCCGGGACGACGGTGTTCCTCGACCCCGGACATCAGGGTTCCAGCGAGGGCCACGACCTCGCGCAGCAGGTGAACGACGGCCGGGGCAACACCAAGGACTGTCAGACGAGCGGCATGACGTCGCTCGGCGGGGTGCCCGAGCACACCATCAACTGGAACGTCTCCCAGCTGGTGAAGAGCAGCCTCGAGAGTCTCGGCGCGAAGGTCGTCCTGAGTCGGCAGGACGACACCGGCTGGGGCGGATGCGTCGACGAAAGAGCACGTGCGGCAAGCGAATCGAATGCCGATCTCGCGGTGAGCATTCACGCGGACTCGACGGCGCAGGGCGAGGACGCGAGTAAACACGGATTCCACATGATCATCCCGTCGCTGCCCATCCCCGACGAGAAAGCGGACGCGGCGCAGTCCGGCGGCGGCCTCGAGGCGTCGAAGATGATGCGCGACGCCTACAAATCCGACGGCTTCGTTCCCGCCAACTACGCCGGCGTGAACGACGGCCTCCAGACCCGCGCCGATGTGGCCGGACCGGCGCTCACTCAGATTCCGCTGGTGTTCGTCGAGATGGGCAACGGGTCCAACAAGGAGGACTCCGCCCAGCTGGAGAGCACCGACGGCCAGTTGAAGCACGCGATCACCATCACGACGGGCATCGTCACCTACCTGCTGACGGGGTCGGAGGCGGCGCCTGCGGAGGAGCTGGCGGCGGCACCGGCGGCCACCACGACGACGCCCGAGGCGAGCGAGGACAGCGCGTCGTCGACCACCACCACGACCCCGAAGGCGACCACCCCGAAGGCGGCACCGAAGTCGACGGCACCCGATTCGGCGCAGTTCTCCGAGTTGATGGAGATGCTGGCGCCGCTGCTCGAGGTCGAGGGCCTCGACGGGCTTCAAGACCTCGTCAACGACAAGAACCTGGGGCTCGTGTCCGATCTGGCGAGCACGCTGATGGCCGTGATCACCGGGGCGGGCGGGAACTGA
- a CDS encoding winged helix-turn-helix transcriptional regulator, with product MARHAYGQYCGLAHALDIVGQRWALLIVRDLLVGPRRYTDLKQGLPGIPSNILSARLKELEDADVIARRALPRPSNAVVYELTDYGNALEDAVKSLGRWGARTLGEPDPDDAVTVDSMVMALRSTFHPDVARDVSLTYELRLGPIVLSARIDRGELEVVEGAADRPDLVIETGPAVKALMAREITPEDAIALGSVSVTGDPALLATFADIFSIP from the coding sequence ATGGCACGGCACGCTTACGGGCAGTACTGCGGACTCGCACACGCCCTGGACATCGTGGGACAACGCTGGGCACTGCTCATCGTCCGAGATCTCCTCGTCGGACCGCGGCGATACACGGATCTCAAGCAGGGTTTGCCCGGCATCCCGTCGAACATCCTGTCGGCCCGCCTGAAGGAACTCGAGGACGCCGACGTGATCGCGCGCCGCGCGCTGCCCCGGCCGTCGAACGCCGTGGTCTACGAACTCACCGACTACGGCAACGCTCTGGAGGACGCCGTGAAGTCGCTGGGCCGGTGGGGTGCGCGCACTCTCGGCGAACCCGACCCCGACGATGCCGTGACCGTCGACTCGATGGTGATGGCCCTGCGGTCGACGTTCCACCCCGACGTCGCGCGGGACGTCAGCCTCACCTATGAACTGCGACTCGGGCCGATCGTGCTGTCGGCCCGCATCGACCGAGGCGAACTCGAGGTCGTGGAGGGCGCGGCCGACCGGCCCGACCTCGTGATCGAGACCGGGCCTGCGGTGAAGGCACTGATGGCGCGCGAGATCACCCCGGAGGACGCCATCGCCCTCGGCAGCGTGTCCGTCACCGGCGACCCGGCGCTGCTCGCCACGTTCGCCGACATCTTCAGCATTCCCTGA